In Arthrobacter sp. UKPF54-2, the following are encoded in one genomic region:
- a CDS encoding dihydrofolate reductase family protein has protein sequence MGTVVMYSSVSVDGFIADGNDQPGLLFDWLTGGDVPLDDSGVLKVSQTSYDYIRPYWDRIGATVVGRHVFDLTDGWDGTPPGGVEHVVVVTHRPAPDGWDPGAPFHFVNGVEAAVAKAKELAGERLVEVAAGDVGGQVFAAGLVDEVRMDVAPVVFGSGKRYFGSVHAQQLLEDPDTVIQGNRVLHVRYRVRR, from the coding sequence ATGGGCACGGTCGTTATGTACAGCTCGGTGTCGGTGGACGGCTTCATCGCCGACGGCAACGACCAGCCCGGTCTCCTGTTCGACTGGCTGACCGGCGGTGACGTGCCGCTGGACGACAGCGGCGTGCTGAAGGTCTCGCAAACGTCATACGACTACATCCGGCCGTACTGGGACCGGATCGGGGCCACCGTCGTCGGCCGCCACGTCTTCGACCTGACGGACGGCTGGGACGGGACGCCTCCGGGCGGAGTTGAGCACGTTGTCGTCGTGACGCACCGGCCGGCGCCCGACGGCTGGGACCCTGGGGCTCCGTTCCACTTCGTCAACGGCGTCGAGGCAGCCGTGGCCAAGGCCAAGGAGCTGGCGGGCGAGCGCCTGGTGGAGGTCGCCGCCGGTGACGTCGGCGGCCAGGTGTTTGCCGCGGGCCTGGTCGATGAGGTGCGCATGGACGTCGCACCCGTGGTGTTCGGGTCCGGTAAACGCTACTTCGGGTCGGTCCACGCCCAGCAGCTGCTGGAAGATCCCGACACGGTGATCCAGGGCAACCGGGTGCTCCACGTGCGCTACCGGGTTCGCCGCTGA